One stretch of Euphorbia lathyris chromosome 7, ddEupLath1.1, whole genome shotgun sequence DNA includes these proteins:
- the LOC136200535 gene encoding protein BEARSKIN1-like, protein MASSSGGVPPGFRFHPTDEELLHYYLKKKISFQKFDMEVIREVDLNKMEPWELQERCRIGSTPQNEWYFFSHKDRKYPTGSRTNRATNAGFWKATGRDKCIRNTYKKIGMRKTLVFYKGRAPHGQKTDWIMHEYRLEEADDPNSTSSEDGWVVCRVFKKKNLFKVSNNEGGGATTRMNTSSCEQQLSNSNISMQYLVPRTQQQQQPHDLALHYQQIPQYSLFQPQNLLPSSHHHHHKPIGGGGYDYSSVVLGPEPPVVMAKQFMSDHGNESCEQNHQQNSNNNLNDHEWGLLDHDIGNEDSSNQQPSSAVNLLSLRGEMDFWGYGK, encoded by the exons ATGGCTTCATCAAGCGGTGGTGTGCCGCCGGGATTCCGGTTTCATCCTACGGACGAAGAGCTTCTTCATTACTAtctgaagaaaaaaatatcgtttcagaaatttgatatggaggTTATTAGAGAAGTCGACCTCAATAAGATGGAGCCTTGGGAATTACAag AGAGGTGTAGAATTGGATCCACACCACAAAACGAGTGGTACTTTTTCAGTCACAAAGATAGGAAGTACCCAACAGGATCGAGGACAAATAGAGCAACGAACGCTGGATTTTGGAAGGCAACCGGGAGAGATAAGTGTATTAGAAATACTTACAAGAAAATCGGAATGAGAAAAACTCTTGTTTTCTATAAAGGTAGAGCTCCTCATGGCCAAAAGACAGATTGGATCATGCATGAATATCGACTCGAAGAAGCCGACGATCCCAACTCCACTTCCTCT GAGGATGGTTGGGTGGTATGTAGagtattcaagaagaagaatctATTCAAAGTAAGTAATAACGAAGGAGGAGGAGCAACAACAAGAATGAACACATCATCATGTGAACAACAACTAAGCAATTCAAACATTTCAATGCAATATTTAGTACCTCGtactcaacaacaacaacaacctcATGACCTTGCTCTTCACTACCAACAAATCCCTCAATACTCTCTTTTCCAACCCCAAAACCTCTTACCCTCCtcccaccaccaccaccacaagCCGATCGGGGGCGGCGGTTACGACTACTCCTCTGTGGTTCTCGGTCCCGAACCCCCGGTTGTGATGGCTAAGCAATTCATGTCAGATCATGGGAATGAAAGTTGTGAACAAAATCATCAACAAAATTCAAATAATAACTTGAATGATCATGAATGGGGTTTGCTTGATCATGATATTGGAAATGAAGATTCTTCTAATCAACAACCTTCTTCTGCTGTTAATCTTCTTTCGTTGCGTGGAGAGATGGATTTTTGGGGCTATGGAAAATAA
- the LOC136200534 gene encoding receptor-like cytosolic serine/threonine-protein kinase RBK2 — protein sequence MATASVEEDENKASSSAPCKEEKDYCLLSEKNHQGTKMPAKLKKFSKMLSFSASSQDLIENERQDRSSPTGVIDAGEKCFGSPNSNSPKAECHHHHEVESSNPRPHSHWSRFSKLWKRRSNKRFNASNPAPEQKVEKLACDHRKSRSSRDSPELRDLFKFKASLDNFSISDLQHASNNFSPENIIGKGGFAEVYKGRLQNGKLVAIKRLSKGTADEKTALFLSELGILAHVDHPNTAKLLGCGIEGGMHLVFELSRLGSLKSVLHGPSEVKLDWSKRYKIALGTAQGLMYLHQHCQKRIIHRDIKADNILLTEDSEPQICDFGLAKWLPRQWTHHNVSKFEGTFGYFAPEYFMHGIVDEKTDIYAFGVLLLEIITGRPAVIDSRHSLVIWAKPLIDKNDIKAIVDPSLGEDYDVEEMEHVVLTASLCIQQSPILRPRMNQVVILLKGEDYAKQCTEQQIIGLQRTYSEELLDAQEYNSTKHLNQLKRYKEIALGS from the exons ATGGCTACTGCTTCTGTTGAAGAAGATGAGAATaaagcttcttcttctgctcCATG TAAAGAAGAAAAGGATTATTGTTTGCTATCAGAAAAAAATCATCAAGGAACAAAAATGCCTGCCAAACTTAAGAAATTTAGCAAAATGCTATCATTTTCTGCATCTTCACAAG ATTTGATAGAAAATGAGAGGCAAGATAGATCTTCACCTACCGGAGTTATAGATGCCGGAGAGAAATGTTTTGGATCTCCTAACTCAAACTCTCCTAAGGCAGAATGTCATCATCATCATGAGGTCGAGAGTTCGAATCCTAGGCCGCATTCACATTGGAGTAGATTTTCGAAGCTATGGAAACGGAGATCGAACAAACGATTCAACGCTTCGAATCCGGCTCCTGAACAAAAAGTAGAAAAGTTAGCATGTGATCATAGAAAAAGTAGAAGCAGTAGAGATAGTCCTGAACTTAGAGATTTATTTAAGTTCAAAGCTTCATTGGATAACTTCTCCATTTCTGACCTCCAACATGCTTCCAACAATTTTAGCCCGG AAAACATAATAGGAAAGGGTGGTTTTGCTGAAGTTTACAAGGGCCGATTACAAAACGGAAAGCTCGTAGCTATAAAGCGGCTTTCAAAGGGAACGGCGGACGAAAAAACAGCATTGTTCTTATCAGAGCTAGGCATTTTAGCTCATGTTGATCATCCTAATACTGCTAAGTTACTTGGATGTGGCATTGAAGGAGGAATGCACCTTGTTTTTGAACTCTCTAGATTGGGGAGTCTTAAATCTGTTCTTCATG GTCCATCAGAAGTTAAACTTGACTGGAGTAAGAGATACAAAATAGCTCTTGGGACAGCACAAGGACTAATGTACCTTCATCAGCATTGTCAAAAACGAATTATCCATCGAGATATTAAGGCGGATAACATTCTTCTTACAGAAGATTCCGAGCCTCAG ATTTGTGATTTTGGGCTTGCTAAGTGGCTTCCTAGACAATGGACTCACCATAACGTATCGAAATTCGAAGGCACATTCGG TTATTTTGCACCCGAATACTTCATGCACGGTATAGTGGACGAGAAGACGGATATATACGCATTCGGAGTACTACTTCTAGAGATTATAACGGGACGGCCAGCCGTTATTGATTCACGACATAGCCTTGTGATATGG GCAAAGCCTTTAATTGATAAAAATGATATTAAAGCAATTGTTGATCCTTCTCTTGGTGAAGATTATGACGTCGAAGAGATGGAACATGTCGTTTTAACTGCCTCGTTATGTATTCAACAATCTCCTATTCTACGTCCTCGAATGAAT CAGGTTGTGATATTACTAAAAGGCGAAGACTATGCGAAACAGTGCACAGAACAGCAAATTATAGGGTTACAAAGGACGTATTCAGAAGAGCTGTTGGATGCTCAAGAATATAACTCAACTAAACATCTCAATCAACTTAAAAGATACAAGGAGATTGCTCTAGGTTCATGA